The following proteins come from a genomic window of Rhodohalobacter sp. 614A:
- a CDS encoding CHAT domain-containing protein gives MFHILRYLLTLFLFVFPVLLVGQSLSDVENRYKQAVELYEAGNYEDSKQIFADVTDEVCSMAEWIENCISSKIYLSDIARRNRDFKTAENTIAEAEKFSVEELTRPHPLEVRVYRQKVYLFVDMTDFERAREAANQALELAGSDGLDEISRARAFIAPAYLEEAVGNFQKSFEYYSAAVESIQHLEGNREILRLLALTYNNMGILLRRLGKADEAMGYYQKALQVTTSLYGENHPEMGLLYNNIGAIHYGLGDYGQAADHFLKAASIFRDNYGENHARVAGGYNNAGVAYMQMKDLEKAAEILERAQRIKEETLGENHMDTAIGYSNLASIYRENKEYDAALENIQKSLRVRKKIYGEDHPDLISPYIQFGEFYTEIENFSLARDQYQEALRIAESRLGENHPDVWEVILKLGDTYEEQKEYDQARENYLQAYEKIATTSGIQPNSNFDAGRLSHPLHFLRAAKKVGDMNIQQFEEKREVMHLHQAVDNYSKAMKIVDFLQHSYQSEASKLNLIDENYSIFTNTIKAYHKLYEATGNEAWLNEILRVSELSRSRIALELLQDMEAKTFAGVPDDILEEEQSINTKIADYYQQLHAEQEKGFEASQDIISAYRDSLFESRQKLTSLTEDLEENYRDYYQLKYDRSFADRKTVSNLLDDDETLVNYVVSEDEIYALVLDKRNISFHTLGTPDFLSAQIKTLREAVSANNREEYSAVAHQLYQQLVEPLLPEIKSQSLIIVPDQMLFYLPFEMLLTEQSNDANYYRMPFLLRDLQISYVPSATVLQMLEEQKVEDPRNLFAVAPFNETAQFEDQAEPSRYLSGLSPLPLTQYETREIANVFEESQSFWNFFSPEKTEILLGRNATKSAIENTSFDDYGFIHFATHAFVNEDDPALSGIAFWKGENDDGIIYVNDIYNMNLNADLVTLGACETGLGTVYKGEGMIGFTRAFIYAGAANLMVSMWRVNDQPTARLMIQFYEYARDGHSYSESLQMAKMDLISQPEFASPRNWAAFVLQGR, from the coding sequence GTGTTTCACATTCTCAGATATTTGTTAACTCTCTTTCTGTTTGTGTTTCCGGTATTGCTGGTCGGGCAATCTCTATCGGATGTTGAAAACAGATATAAACAAGCGGTAGAGTTATATGAGGCCGGCAACTATGAGGACTCCAAACAGATTTTTGCCGATGTAACGGATGAAGTCTGTTCGATGGCGGAATGGATTGAGAATTGTATTTCCAGCAAGATATACTTATCCGATATTGCCAGGAGAAATCGTGATTTTAAGACAGCCGAGAATACAATTGCGGAAGCCGAAAAGTTTTCTGTTGAAGAATTAACGAGGCCCCATCCCCTTGAAGTAAGAGTATACCGGCAAAAGGTGTACCTTTTTGTAGATATGACGGACTTTGAGCGAGCACGGGAAGCCGCAAACCAGGCGCTGGAACTGGCCGGTTCAGATGGGCTTGATGAAATATCAAGGGCACGTGCTTTTATAGCTCCGGCCTATCTTGAAGAGGCCGTGGGCAATTTTCAGAAATCATTTGAATATTATTCAGCTGCTGTGGAATCCATCCAGCACTTGGAGGGAAACCGTGAAATTCTAAGGCTTTTAGCCCTTACGTACAACAATATGGGTATTTTGTTGAGGCGTTTGGGAAAGGCTGATGAAGCTATGGGTTACTATCAAAAAGCTCTCCAAGTAACTACATCTTTATATGGAGAGAATCATCCGGAAATGGGACTACTTTATAACAATATCGGGGCTATTCATTACGGATTAGGAGATTATGGACAGGCTGCGGACCATTTTTTGAAAGCAGCCAGTATTTTTAGGGATAACTACGGGGAGAACCATGCGCGCGTGGCCGGTGGTTACAATAATGCGGGGGTTGCATACATGCAGATGAAAGACTTGGAAAAAGCTGCAGAAATATTAGAGAGAGCACAGCGAATCAAAGAAGAAACTCTTGGAGAAAACCACATGGATACAGCCATCGGGTATTCCAATCTTGCATCCATCTATCGGGAAAATAAGGAGTATGATGCTGCTCTGGAGAATATCCAAAAATCTCTGAGGGTTAGGAAGAAAATTTATGGCGAAGATCATCCGGACCTCATATCACCCTATATTCAATTTGGTGAGTTTTATACTGAGATAGAAAATTTTTCTCTTGCAAGAGATCAATACCAGGAAGCCTTGCGAATAGCGGAGAGCCGCCTCGGTGAAAACCATCCGGATGTGTGGGAAGTGATTTTAAAACTTGGAGATACATACGAAGAACAAAAGGAGTACGATCAAGCCCGTGAAAATTATCTTCAGGCCTACGAAAAAATCGCAACTACAAGTGGTATTCAACCTAATTCAAATTTTGATGCCGGCCGGCTTTCACATCCCCTTCATTTTTTGAGGGCTGCCAAAAAGGTTGGAGATATGAATATCCAGCAGTTTGAGGAAAAAAGGGAGGTAATGCATTTACACCAGGCTGTTGATAATTACTCAAAAGCGATGAAAATTGTGGATTTTCTGCAGCATTCGTATCAAAGCGAAGCTTCAAAATTAAATCTTATTGATGAAAATTATTCCATCTTTACCAATACGATTAAAGCTTACCATAAGCTGTATGAAGCAACAGGGAATGAAGCTTGGCTGAATGAGATCTTGAGAGTCAGTGAATTAAGCCGGTCACGCATTGCCCTTGAGTTGTTGCAGGATATGGAAGCAAAAACATTTGCCGGGGTTCCGGATGATATTCTTGAAGAGGAACAGTCCATCAACACAAAAATAGCCGATTATTACCAGCAACTGCACGCCGAACAGGAAAAAGGGTTTGAAGCCAGCCAAGACATCATTTCTGCATACCGCGATTCACTTTTTGAATCGCGACAAAAGCTTACTTCGCTAACCGAAGATCTTGAGGAAAACTATCGCGATTACTATCAGCTGAAATATGACCGGAGTTTTGCAGATCGTAAAACGGTTTCGAATTTACTGGATGATGACGAAACGCTTGTAAATTATGTTGTCAGCGAGGATGAGATTTATGCACTGGTTTTGGATAAAAGGAATATTTCGTTTCATACGTTGGGCACTCCGGATTTTTTATCCGCACAGATTAAGACACTTCGGGAGGCTGTTTCAGCCAATAATCGTGAAGAATATTCAGCCGTTGCCCACCAATTATATCAACAGTTGGTTGAGCCACTTTTACCTGAAATTAAATCTCAATCGCTGATTATTGTACCGGATCAAATGCTTTTCTACTTACCATTTGAAATGCTTTTGACTGAGCAGTCAAATGATGCTAATTATTACAGAATGCCATTTCTTCTCCGGGATTTACAAATATCATACGTTCCCTCGGCAACTGTGCTTCAAATGCTGGAAGAGCAAAAAGTGGAAGATCCCCGAAATTTGTTTGCCGTAGCTCCTTTTAATGAGACGGCGCAGTTTGAAGATCAGGCGGAGCCTTCCCGTTATCTGTCCGGGTTATCTCCACTCCCTCTCACCCAATATGAAACCCGTGAAATCGCCAATGTATTTGAAGAGAGTCAATCTTTTTGGAACTTTTTCTCACCTGAGAAGACCGAAATTCTGCTTGGCCGGAACGCTACAAAATCAGCTATTGAAAACACATCATTTGATGACTACGGATTCATCCATTTTGCTACACACGCGTTTGTGAATGAGGATGATCCCGCTCTTTCCGGAATTGCTTTCTGGAAAGGAGAAAACGATGACGGCATAATCTACGTAAATGATATCTACAATATGAACCTGAATGCAGACCTGGTTACCCTGGGTGCCTGTGAAACAGGATTGGGTACCGTTTATAAAGGCGAAGGAATGATCGGATTTACGAGAGCTTTTATCTATGCCGGAGCCGCTAACCTTATGGTTTCCATGTGGCGGGTAAACGATCAACCCACCGCCAGGCTGATGATTCAGTTTTATGAATACGCCAGGGACGGCCACTCATATTCAGAATCCCTGCAAATGGCAAAAATGGACTTGATCAGCCAACCCGAATTTGCATCTCCACGAAACTGGGCAGCGTTTGTGTTACAAGGGAGATAA
- a CDS encoding GntP family permease produces MGIFLWLLLVVALLVWGTVRYNLHPFLGLLLSAIIIGFLGHLAVSDIISAIASGFGSTLGSIGIVIAAGSIIGEYLDRSGGAKVLANKILDTVGEKNAPLSMSLTGYIVSIPVFCDSGFIVLSALNKAISKRAKIPLAVLAIALATGLYATHVFVPPTPGPLAAAATLGADVGWVLILGLIVSIPVIIAALIWAVTWGKNFTIEFDTAEENASTPQQPPSFSLAIIPILAPILLIALKSIAELPAAPVGEGFLFDLFVFAGNPIIALLIGVGLSFLMVRGSKDKAHQTWLEEGLKKAGIIILITGAGGAFGSVLRETELGEFASQFAEIGGLGILIPFLIAAFLKTAQGSSTVAIITAAAITAPLLVPLGFDSDIGSALVVLAIGAGALTVSHVNDSYFWVVAKFSEMDTSTALKTHTIATAIMGVTGYLTVQVLAWVLV; encoded by the coding sequence ATGGGGATATTTTTGTGGCTTTTGCTTGTGGTTGCTTTGCTTGTTTGGGGGACCGTACGGTATAACCTGCATCCTTTCTTAGGCCTTTTACTCAGCGCCATTATTATCGGTTTTTTAGGCCATCTTGCCGTATCAGATATCATTTCTGCCATCGCCAGCGGATTCGGTTCAACCCTTGGCAGCATCGGAATTGTGATTGCAGCGGGTTCCATTATCGGAGAATATTTAGACCGAAGCGGTGGTGCCAAAGTACTCGCCAACAAAATTCTTGATACAGTCGGGGAGAAGAATGCGCCGCTCTCCATGAGTTTGACCGGGTATATTGTCTCTATTCCGGTTTTTTGTGATTCGGGATTCATTGTTCTCTCAGCACTGAACAAAGCGATCTCAAAACGTGCAAAAATTCCTCTGGCTGTATTGGCGATTGCCCTTGCGACAGGCCTATATGCTACTCACGTTTTTGTGCCGCCAACTCCGGGTCCGCTTGCCGCTGCGGCCACACTCGGAGCTGATGTCGGCTGGGTTTTGATTCTTGGTTTGATTGTATCCATTCCCGTCATAATCGCTGCTTTAATATGGGCTGTAACGTGGGGCAAAAACTTTACGATTGAATTTGATACCGCTGAAGAAAACGCCTCAACACCACAACAACCACCGTCTTTTTCTCTGGCCATCATTCCCATCTTGGCACCTATTTTATTGATCGCTTTGAAGTCCATCGCCGAACTTCCCGCCGCTCCTGTTGGTGAGGGATTCCTGTTTGATTTGTTCGTCTTTGCCGGAAATCCTATTATCGCGCTTTTAATCGGAGTGGGCCTCTCTTTCCTTATGGTTAGAGGAAGTAAAGATAAAGCTCACCAAACCTGGCTTGAAGAGGGATTAAAAAAAGCCGGGATCATCATCCTGATTACGGGAGCAGGAGGCGCTTTTGGATCTGTTTTACGGGAAACGGAGCTTGGAGAATTTGCCTCGCAATTTGCTGAAATCGGTGGACTTGGAATCCTGATACCATTCCTGATTGCCGCTTTTTTGAAGACTGCTCAGGGCTCTTCAACCGTTGCGATTATTACGGCTGCCGCCATTACAGCCCCGTTACTAGTTCCACTCGGCTTTGATTCTGACATCGGTTCAGCATTGGTTGTCCTTGCCATTGGTGCCGGAGCGTTGACCGTCTCTCACGTCAATGACAGCTATTTCTGGGTCGTCGCCAAATTTTCAGAGATGGATACCTCAACCGCTCTGAAAACTCACACAATCGCTACAGCTATTATGGGTGTAACGGGGTATTTAACGGTGCAGGTTTTGGCGTGGGTTTTGGTTTGA
- a CDS encoding helix-turn-helix domain-containing protein: MPKKIGSLTLYSIDDLHERLGISKMTLRAYLREGRIRGRKLGVQWFVTEEAIREYFNPPEKETPKQKKQNVKYVVQGVNDLVSETEECETIPETLDCLNDQAIISLFQVQITDSDTGEILEIVKARDFIERYSET, translated from the coding sequence ATGCCTAAGAAAATTGGTTCTTTAACGCTCTATTCTATTGATGATCTGCACGAACGGCTGGGCATCAGTAAAATGACTCTGCGGGCGTACCTGCGGGAAGGACGAATCCGTGGACGAAAATTAGGGGTTCAGTGGTTTGTGACGGAAGAAGCAATCCGCGAGTATTTTAATCCCCCGGAGAAAGAAACTCCCAAACAGAAAAAGCAAAATGTGAAGTATGTGGTTCAGGGCGTGAATGATTTGGTAAGTGAAACCGAAGAGTGCGAAACCATTCCCGAAACATTAGATTGTTTGAACGACCAGGCAATCATCAGCCTGTTCCAGGTGCAGATTACGGATTCTGACACGGGCGAAATCCTGGAGATTGTAAAGGCACGAGATTTTATTGAAAGGTATTCAGAGACATGA
- a CDS encoding NUDIX domain-containing protein: MEYKDLRDRNQADTLLREKRLTSEKVFDGKLLQVYSDEAELPDNSTSVREWIKHPGASAVVPVFEDGTIMLLKQFRYPPNKTFIEVPAGKIDPGEDPKTTAGRELFEESGIKCENLQEVGSFYPAIGYADEIIYVYVGWGLTEESQSVDDDEFLLKYRIPFSKALNMIKTGEISDGKTICSLIQVSLWWKENAPFEVDLEG, encoded by the coding sequence ATGGAATATAAAGATTTACGCGACCGCAATCAGGCCGATACACTTCTCCGGGAAAAAAGGCTTACATCAGAAAAAGTATTTGACGGCAAACTTCTTCAGGTTTACTCAGATGAAGCCGAACTGCCCGATAACTCCACCTCCGTACGCGAATGGATCAAACACCCCGGAGCCAGCGCAGTTGTACCGGTTTTTGAGGACGGTACCATTATGCTTCTGAAGCAATTTCGCTATCCGCCAAACAAAACATTTATCGAAGTTCCGGCGGGTAAGATTGATCCGGGGGAAGACCCAAAAACCACTGCCGGGCGCGAACTGTTTGAAGAAAGCGGTATAAAATGTGAAAATCTGCAGGAGGTGGGATCGTTCTATCCCGCCATCGGTTATGCTGATGAAATTATTTATGTGTATGTGGGGTGGGGTTTGACGGAAGAATCGCAAAGCGTTGATGACGATGAGTTTCTGTTGAAATACCGCATTCCATTTTCGAAAGCCCTGAATATGATTAAAACCGGCGAGATTTCTGATGGAAAAACCATCTGCTCACTAATCCAGGTATCGCTCTGGTGGAAAGAGAATGCGCCGTTTGAGGTAGATTTAGAAGGTTGA
- the ftsY gene encoding signal recognition particle-docking protein FtsY codes for MGWLDKLGLKKEEKLDKGVEKSREGLLNKIGKSIAGKDKVDDATLDALEDALITSDVGVKTTIEIINRLESRVARDKFITQNELQQIMREEITALLKENRPGQPADFDAEFPTKPHVIMIVGVNGVGKTTTIGKLAHLYKRAGKNVMLGAADTFRAAAVDQLKIWSERAEVPIIQQGQNADPAAVAYDTVASANSRGADVVLVDTAGRLHNKKSLMEELAKIKRVMGKVVEGAPHEILLVLDASTGQNAMQQAHAFTDVVDVTGLVLTKLDGTAKGGIVIGVSNELNIPVKYIGVGEQIEDLQVFEREAFVKALFGEG; via the coding sequence ATGGGCTGGTTAGATAAACTTGGTTTAAAGAAAGAAGAGAAACTCGATAAAGGCGTCGAAAAAAGCCGTGAGGGACTGCTCAACAAAATTGGAAAGAGCATTGCCGGAAAAGATAAAGTGGATGATGCCACGCTTGACGCCCTCGAAGATGCGCTGATCACATCGGATGTGGGTGTAAAAACAACTATTGAGATTATCAACCGGCTTGAATCACGGGTTGCTCGCGACAAATTCATTACCCAAAATGAGTTGCAGCAGATTATGCGTGAAGAAATTACCGCTCTTCTGAAAGAAAACCGGCCCGGTCAGCCCGCCGATTTCGATGCTGAATTTCCAACCAAACCCCACGTCATTATGATTGTGGGCGTGAATGGTGTCGGGAAAACCACAACGATTGGGAAATTGGCTCATCTATATAAAAGAGCCGGCAAAAACGTAATGCTCGGAGCCGCCGACACCTTTCGGGCTGCAGCGGTTGACCAGCTTAAAATCTGGAGCGAACGCGCAGAAGTGCCGATCATCCAGCAGGGACAAAATGCCGATCCCGCTGCCGTTGCCTACGATACGGTGGCGTCCGCAAATTCAAGGGGAGCCGATGTGGTGTTGGTAGATACCGCCGGCCGCCTTCACAACAAAAAATCGTTGATGGAAGAACTGGCCAAAATCAAACGTGTGATGGGCAAAGTTGTAGAGGGTGCACCACACGAAATCCTGCTCGTTCTTGATGCCTCAACGGGTCAGAATGCCATGCAGCAGGCGCATGCTTTTACGGATGTAGTGGATGTAACCGGACTCGTCCTCACCAAACTGGACGGAACAGCCAAAGGTGGAATTGTGATCGGTGTATCCAACGAGCTTAATATTCCGGTGAAATACATTGGGGTAGGAGAACAAATTGAAGATCTGCAAGTGTTCGAGAGAGAAGCCTTTGTAAAAGCTCTTTTTGGTGAAGGTTAA
- a CDS encoding serine/threonine-protein kinase — translation MYTHWEKINEAINTTLTLDRDARMSYLKQTFRDEPDILQEALDYLSFIEKAEAEQFLEPDLLSQSRLADEISSIINQKESLKHIIGKQIGPYEITEPIGEGGMGAVYLAERTEGGFEQKVAIKFMKSGFFSLYLRERFNGEKQILSKLNHPNIARLLDGGITDDGSPYFIMEYVEGEPVDLFCRNHHLNLAERISLFRDICKAVQHAHSRFIIHRDLKPENIYITGDGDVKVMDFGIAKLLSPDERESTVRTREGQIIASFDFAAPEQVGASGDPSVETDVYGLGALLYLLCTDERPFQFKDKSLAEIESEIRENPPQSPGDRAKDPIGPLPKDLEAIILKCLRKEPENRYTSTIHLREDVERYQKGWPVQARKGTFRYKSLKFLKRNKAVLAATSVLLIATVTFGIYHVYQLNNEREIAQLEADKAEQATAFMVDLFGSSDPTQNISDTLNVYHLLEQGKGRVDQLNQQPKLQASILFALGEAYHRIGEYEEAEILLKEADSLTNAHYPQDSFEVADAALTLGAIQASNQNFTFAREYFQKAEEIFRDLPDQHWQKKAYTLTGYGDTMTGLNKPDSAEIFIARGLELQLEHQAAEEEILSTKLKLAKSYRGQEKNKEAEEVYRDVLHNLGKTDSVDVDLHLLTLNNLAYLLRKQERFNEAEQYYRRALPLHSEIYGEDHPTTLMILTNLVAVVYKQNRMDETATLLEKNYQLTEQRYGTHWRTGVAAKAIGDFYFMNKDFESAERYFQETLEIYRKTIGKNHLWTGRPLLMSYFSRKNINPNTVDKSLFVQGYQILQNHSTDFSPNDVVLFNQLIERVDTNCTVDCSDEITQLKTLLATVD, via the coding sequence ATGTATACACATTGGGAGAAGATCAACGAGGCGATTAATACAACGCTGACTCTGGATCGAGATGCTCGTATGTCTTATCTAAAACAAACCTTCCGGGACGAACCTGACATCCTCCAGGAAGCACTTGACTATTTATCTTTTATTGAGAAAGCCGAAGCCGAACAGTTTCTAGAGCCCGATCTGCTTTCGCAATCCAGGTTGGCTGATGAAATTTCCTCAATCATAAATCAGAAAGAATCCCTCAAACATATCATTGGGAAACAAATTGGCCCCTACGAAATCACCGAGCCGATTGGCGAGGGCGGAATGGGAGCGGTTTATCTTGCCGAACGAACTGAGGGTGGATTCGAACAAAAAGTGGCTATCAAATTTATGAAAAGCGGCTTTTTTTCGCTCTATCTGCGGGAACGGTTTAATGGCGAAAAACAGATTCTTTCGAAGCTCAATCATCCAAATATCGCCCGGCTTCTGGACGGCGGAATTACAGATGACGGTTCCCCGTATTTTATTATGGAATATGTAGAGGGTGAACCCGTGGATCTGTTTTGCAGAAATCACCATTTGAACCTGGCGGAACGAATTTCGCTTTTTCGTGATATTTGTAAAGCGGTTCAGCACGCTCATTCCCGTTTCATTATTCACAGGGATTTGAAGCCTGAAAATATCTATATCACGGGTGATGGCGATGTAAAGGTAATGGATTTTGGAATTGCCAAACTGCTTTCACCGGATGAACGGGAATCGACCGTACGAACCCGTGAAGGGCAGATCATCGCCAGTTTTGATTTTGCTGCGCCGGAACAGGTGGGTGCATCAGGTGATCCTTCCGTTGAAACAGATGTCTACGGATTGGGAGCTCTTCTCTATTTGCTTTGCACGGATGAACGGCCATTTCAGTTCAAGGATAAATCCCTGGCAGAGATTGAATCGGAAATTCGAGAAAATCCGCCGCAAAGTCCCGGTGACCGTGCAAAAGACCCTATCGGCCCGCTTCCAAAAGATTTGGAAGCCATCATTTTGAAATGCCTCCGAAAAGAGCCTGAAAACCGATATACATCAACCATTCATCTTCGGGAAGATGTGGAGCGGTATCAAAAAGGATGGCCGGTTCAAGCCAGAAAAGGAACCTTTCGCTATAAGTCACTTAAATTCTTGAAGCGGAATAAAGCTGTCTTGGCCGCAACTTCTGTGCTTTTAATTGCTACAGTAACCTTTGGGATTTATCATGTATACCAACTCAATAACGAACGTGAAATAGCTCAGCTAGAAGCCGATAAAGCGGAACAGGCTACCGCATTCATGGTTGATTTGTTCGGTTCCTCCGATCCTACTCAAAATATTAGTGATACCCTGAATGTTTACCATCTTCTGGAACAGGGAAAGGGAAGAGTAGATCAACTTAACCAACAACCAAAATTACAGGCTTCCATATTATTTGCCTTGGGAGAAGCATATCACCGGATAGGTGAATACGAAGAAGCAGAAATCTTATTAAAAGAGGCCGACTCGTTAACGAATGCTCATTATCCGCAGGATAGTTTTGAGGTAGCTGATGCCGCATTAACCCTTGGTGCGATACAGGCCTCAAATCAAAATTTTACCTTTGCCAGGGAGTACTTCCAAAAAGCGGAGGAAATTTTTAGAGATTTGCCAGATCAGCATTGGCAGAAGAAGGCTTATACGTTAACGGGATATGGCGACACGATGACCGGCCTTAATAAACCGGATTCAGCTGAAATTTTTATTGCACGCGGACTGGAGTTGCAATTAGAACATCAGGCTGCTGAAGAGGAAATATTATCGACAAAGTTAAAGTTGGCAAAAAGCTACCGTGGTCAGGAGAAAAATAAAGAAGCAGAAGAGGTATACCGGGATGTGCTGCACAATTTGGGAAAAACCGATTCTGTAGATGTAGATTTACACTTACTTACACTCAATAACCTTGCCTATTTACTTAGAAAACAAGAACGGTTTAATGAGGCTGAACAATACTACCGACGTGCTCTTCCACTTCATTCTGAAATATATGGTGAAGATCACCCGACAACGCTGATGATTCTCACTAATCTGGTGGCAGTCGTCTATAAGCAAAATAGAATGGATGAGACAGCTACCTTATTGGAAAAAAATTATCAACTTACGGAACAACGATATGGCACTCATTGGCGAACGGGAGTCGCGGCCAAAGCTATCGGTGATTTTTATTTTATGAATAAAGATTTTGAATCAGCCGAAAGGTATTTTCAGGAAACCTTAGAAATTTATCGCAAAACGATAGGAAAAAACCATCTGTGGACAGGCCGCCCCTTGTTGATGAGCTATTTTAGTCGGAAAAACATAAACCCCAACACTGTTGACAAATCTCTTTTCGTACAGGGATATCAAATTCTGCAAAATCATTCGACAGATTTTTCGCCCAATGACGTTGTCCTGTTTAATCAACTTATAGAACGGGTTGATACAAACTGTACCGTCGATTGTTCAGACGAGATTACCCAGCTTAAAACACTTCTCGCCACAGTTGATTAG
- a CDS encoding CDP-alcohol phosphatidyltransferase family protein: MREAASNIDGKKVLVTNDIYTWSNFISFTRVLIVAPIIYLHVQNNYEPSLSIVALILYGGISDYFDGLVARLRNERSELGKMLDPIADKLMAFFLFLYTVFFLHWIPIWYFCLGVSRDLFIMWGSARIKKKRGKVAMSIMSGKISVNGMALYWLSVFFFPDAAKVHFYLMILSVILMVYSFIEYTIRYRKIMAGAEFN, encoded by the coding sequence ATGAGAGAAGCTGCATCAAATATTGATGGTAAGAAGGTATTGGTTACCAACGACATTTACACATGGTCGAACTTTATCTCTTTTACAAGGGTCTTGATAGTGGCTCCAATTATCTACCTGCATGTGCAGAATAACTACGAACCAAGTTTGTCCATCGTTGCCCTGATTCTTTACGGGGGTATTTCCGATTATTTCGACGGACTTGTGGCGCGCCTGAGAAATGAGAGATCCGAACTGGGGAAAATGCTCGATCCCATCGCCGACAAACTGATGGCGTTTTTCCTGTTTCTCTACACGGTTTTCTTTCTTCATTGGATTCCAATCTGGTACTTTTGTCTGGGTGTCAGTCGCGATCTGTTTATTATGTGGGGATCGGCACGCATCAAAAAGAAACGCGGCAAAGTAGCAATGTCTATTATGTCGGGCAAAATATCCGTGAATGGTATGGCTTTATACTGGCTCAGCGTATTTTTCTTTCCCGATGCAGCCAAGGTTCATTTTTACCTGATGATACTCTCCGTTATCCTGATGGTCTATTCATTTATTGAATACACGATCCGTTATCGTAAAATTATGGCCGGTGCAGAGTTTAATTAA